One Penaeus monodon isolate SGIC_2016 chromosome 42, NSTDA_Pmon_1, whole genome shotgun sequence genomic window, TTTTATTTGCCAGGCAGTGTCAGTCACTTCGTGTGCCAGTGTGCCAGCTTGTCATTCAGTCAGTTTGTCATATTGTCTGCCAGTGTGTCGGACAAGCATTTAGCCTTCTAATCTGCCAATCAGTCATTTACCTGCCAGTCCGTCTGTCAGCCGTTTTAGCTGTCAGGCTGATAGACCTTTCGTCTGCCAGTTGGCCGTTTcacctgtcagtctgtctatcagcCGTTTcacctgtcagtctgtctatcagcCGTTTcacctgtcagtctgtctatcagcCGTTTcacctgtcagtctgtctatcagcCGTTTCACCTGTTAGTCTGATGGCCCCTTTGTCAGCCAGCCAGATCGCCATTTCGCCTGTCCGCCTGCTCGCCGCCCATCGTGGGCGTGCGCGTGCCAGCGAGCCCCGGCcggcgccgcccgccgcccggaGAGGAACCGAAGGTGCGAGGCGAGCGAGAGGGTGCGCGCCTGCGCTCCCGCACACGCACTTCCCGGCGGCCGGCCCCTGTCCCTGTGTCAGCCCtcggccctctctccctctccgcctcccttttctccccccgctCGCCCTTCGGCCTGTTCCCCCCCCCAGCGCCCGTGTCATGCCCCCGGCGATGCCCGGCGAGGGGGCATGCCCACTGCAACGGGAACCAGTGCCCCATTGCTTGCTTCTGGCGCACATGTGTGGAGGCGGCATTTGTATTCCGGCCGCCGCGCGCTTCATTCACAAAATCCCTcccgcgccccctccccctccccctccccctccccctccccctccctccgttcaTACTCCTCTCGCTGTTCATCCTCGCTCCTgcgccctcgcctcgcctcctcctcctcctcctcctcctcctcctcctcctcctcctcctcctcctcctcctcctcctcctcttcttcttcttttcttcttcttcttcctcctcttcttcttcttcttcttcttcttcttctccttcttcttcttcttctccttcttcttcctcctcttctcttctcttttctctgcttttactttctcttcctcttcatgtcagcttttatcttttttttcatcatcatcatcatcatcattgctggtTATtgctcgtcctcctcttcctcctctttattaacttcctcttccttccgtttttccttttccagccttcacctcttcctccataCCCACCTCTTTaccttctctcacctcctcctcttccttgttttcctcttcctcttcctcctcctttttcttcacgacctccttcttccctcttttcctcctcctcctgctcttcttctctcctcccctcttctcctacttctcctctttctcctcctcctcctcctcctcctcctcctcctcctcctcctcctcctcctcctctcctcctcctcctcccccccccccttcttcctatgCCTCCTCCTTGACTGCAGGCGGGGAGGGCATGGGGCGTGGGGCCTGGGGCATGGGGCCTGGGGCCTGGGGCATGGGGCGTGGGGCATGGGGCATGGGGCCTGGGGCATGGGGCCTGGGGAGGTAGggtgggtaggggaaaggggtaaggatgTCGCGAGGAGAAATTTACACTGGGTTATATGGtcccatttttttccatctttttctcctttacttttctatgtattttctttgtctctattattaattgtttttttatttatttatttttatttctatttttttgtttccttctcctcccttcattgttgccgttcttgtttttgttgttattgttgttatcatgataatcgttaccatcatccatctctctctgctcttctctctctctcttctcttctctctctctcttctcttctctctctctcttctctcttttttctctctatctatctatctgtctatctatgtatctatctacctacctgtctatctactatctatctatcgagctctctctctctctctctctctctctttctctctctctctctctctctctctctctctctcttactgtgtgtatgtctcctcttactccttccctcccctaccctacccatcctctcatccccctcccccctcgccaaccctcctcccatcccacccctcctttcctcctccccctccctccctccctccctccctccctccctccccccccttccgcccgccGGCCCGCCGTCGCCGCGTTCGGACGCCTCGAGCCACGTGTGTCTTCGTGCCTCATTTTGGGCGCCTTCCCCTCGcgcttttggggttttggggcttCTGTTCGCTCTGTTGTGGAGTTGTGCCGCCCGTGGAAGGGTGCAAAGGGCGCTGactgcgggcgtgcgggcgtgagggcgtggcGAGCAGGCAGGGTGGGCGGACAGCCGTGGTcagcggcggggaggggggaggccccgGGGCAGGGAAGGGTTTCGGACGCCGCCTCGCGCGCGTTGGAGCTTCGTGCGAACCGAGGAACAGCTGataaacggggaggaggaggaggaggaggaggcggaggaggaggaggaggaggaggaaggaggaggaggaagaggaggaggaggagaggaggaggaggaggaggaggcggcggaggaggaggaaggaggaggaagaggaggaggaagaggaggaggaagaggaggaggaagaggaggaggaagaggaggaggaagaggaggaggaagaggaggaggaagaggaggaggaagaggaggaaaaacaagaacaagaacaagaacaaaaagaagaagaagaagatggaaaagggggaaaagaatgaggaggaggaggaaaaaaaaaaaaaaatcataaggaaaagaataattaggaagaagaagaaggagaagaagaaagagaaggagaagaagaaggagaagaagaaatggaagtagaagaagaggaagaggaagaagaagtcaGGAAAaaccaagaataagaataagaagagaatataAAGAGGAGAAATGCGAGGATAAGGAGAAACTGGAGAAGGAACAAGAGTTTAAAagcaaaggaaggagaaaaaagaggaatatgaaataaaagaagaggagaaaagggaagagggaagggaatacaaaggaaaaggaggacggggaagaaattgactggaagaggaagagaaagagattgagaatcgaggaggaagaggaatttagtgaggtggaaggaggaggaaaacggggggaaaatggaggaggaggaagaggagaaagaaaaggaagaggaagaggagagagaggaggaagaagagaggagatgggaggaagagaagaggagcaacGGGACGAACATCGCAGTTTCTTCCATGCACCCCGTTCGCTGCGCCGGAAGTGAGGAGAGACGCAGGCGGAGAGGGTATAGGGTatggctggagggggggggggaaggtgggcaggtggagaggagagaagtgtagagagtaaggaggagggagggagggaaggagggaacagggggagggggaggcgaagggagggaggggcaatgagggagggagggagggaacagggggagggggaggcgaagggagggagggagggtgggagggaatgtACAAGGGAGAGGGATGGCTAGAGGGAGGGaataatggggagggaggaagggagggagggagtacagGGAGGGTGGAGGCTCCCCACCTATTGCAGAAGCAGCAACAGCAGTCTGGCGccagaactgattttcaattcagcgccggtgtgtgtgtgtgtgtgcgtctgtctgtacgtatgtatatgtgtgtgtgtgtgcgtgtgtgcgtggggcaGTCCCGGGGTATTGCTCCCCTTGCCACGCCCGGGCATGGCCCACTGGCCCTCCGCGACGCTGCCCGGGCATGGCCCACTGGCCCTCCGCGACGCTGCCCGGGCATGGCCCACTGGCCCTCCGCGACGCTGCCCGGGCATGGCCCACTGGCCCTCCGCGACGCTGCCCGGGCATGGCCCACTGGCCCTCCGCGACGCTGCCCGGGCATGGCCCACTGGCCCTCCGCGACGCTGCCCGGGCATGGCCCACTGGCCCTCCGCGACGCTGCACGGCGTGGCCCTCGCGCTCGGTCGGGCCGCGGGTTGGATTttctgaaggggggagggggaggggaaggggaaggggaaggggaagaggggggaaggggaagaggggggaagggagcggagagggaaagggagggggtggcagaggaggaggaggaggaggaggaggaggaggaggaaggagtcagAATGGAATTGTGTTATTTACACCTGTTTAtctcttcatttgtttatttgttttttaatgagGTTATATatgtcttcttcatctccttctctcagcTGATCCCGTTTCCCAGTGAACCGACTCTTTATTCACGGATTTGTTTCCCCTTCGTTGCCTTTCGCTCGCACGTCGGCGCGCCCTCGTCCCCGCCCTTGCGCCCTCCGGCCTCCGAAATTCCCGCTCCGCCCTGGCCTGCTCTCTGGctgccccccctcctttccccttctgtctctcccttatccttctgtctctcccttatccttctgtctctgcctttatcattcctccttttcctcctcccctttgttctgctgtctttccttttctccctcctccctcctcctccccttttccccaatactctctcctctctctccctttctctcattccttcttcttgttcttgttctcgtgtttttcttgttcttgttcttctccttctcctgctccttttctccttctccttcttttccttcttctattcctcctttaCCAGCTCTTCCCTCTGCTGGCACATATTATCAAGAAAATTAGTGATGTGATTATTCTTACGCTCATTAGCATTAGAGGTAATGAGTATGACGGGGACACGGGACCAGGTGCGCTGCGCCGCGTTTCGTCGCCCGTGGCTCGTGTGACGCCGCCCTTGTGGGCTTGTGACGCCCCCG contains:
- the LOC119599196 gene encoding translation initiation factor IF-2-like codes for the protein MVITFGMTGSLFTAASGGPPERKERPRSPSPGGAGPERGPTNPTGGVTSPQGRRHTSHGRRNAAQRTWSRVPVILITSNANEQNPTRGPTEREGHAVQRRGGPVGHARAASRRASGPCPGSVAEGQWAMPGQRRGGPVGHARAASRRASGPCPGSVAEGQWAMPGQRRGGPVGHARAWPHAPGPMPHAPRPMPQAPGPMPQAPRPMPSPPAVKEEA